One genomic region from Campylobacter concisus encodes:
- a CDS encoding MOSC domain-containing protein: protein MAIVKALLIGEVKNYGSQSATDKLNTPWSSAIFKVAQNGEIFANELGFVGDSVADTKHHGGPEKAIFANSFSNYAQWEKFLGFKNLAYGAMGENLCIGGLDESSVCVGDIHKIGSLVLQVSQPRKPCFKLSKRWGNENMATHIFETGLTGWYYRVITPGSCKAGDTIEIIKKDEVGMSILEVNRLFCAPNENLNLLEKFNSLTTLPKSWYGDMERRIQGIYSTEYMRNL, encoded by the coding sequence ATGGCAATAGTAAAAGCATTATTAATTGGCGAGGTAAAAAATTACGGCTCGCAAAGTGCGACTGACAAGCTAAATACACCTTGGAGCTCAGCTATATTTAAAGTGGCTCAAAATGGTGAAATTTTCGCAAATGAACTTGGATTTGTGGGCGATAGCGTCGCTGATACAAAGCACCATGGAGGCCCAGAAAAAGCTATATTTGCAAATTCGTTTTCAAACTATGCCCAGTGGGAGAAATTTTTGGGATTTAAAAATTTAGCTTATGGAGCTATGGGTGAGAATTTATGCATTGGCGGTCTTGATGAGAGTAGTGTCTGTGTAGGTGATATACATAAAATCGGCTCACTAGTTCTTCAAGTATCGCAGCCAAGAAAGCCTTGTTTTAAGCTCTCAAAAAGATGGGGCAATGAAAATATGGCTACTCACATCTTTGAAACTGGCTTAACTGGCTGGTACTACCGCGTCATCACTCCAGGATCATGCAAGGCAGGTGACACCATAGAGATCATCAAAAAGGATGAAGTTGGCATGAGCATTTTGGAGGTAAATAGGCTCTTTTGCGCACCAAATGAAAATTTAAATTTACTAGAGAAATTTAACTCTCTTACCACTCTTCCAAAAAGTTGG